The following coding sequences lie in one uncultured Mailhella sp. genomic window:
- the hypE gene encoding hydrogenase expression/formation protein HypE produces the protein MKILLDSGSGGRASQRLIADVFLRHFDNGILRRMDDAALLDLKGPVAMSTDGYTVTPLFFPGGSIGSLAVHGTVNDVSMLGARPRYLSCAFIIEEGLELDVLERVVEDMARAAKKAGVDIVTGDTKVVPRGACDKMFITTAGVGEVIASPAPSGHAARPGDAVLVSGSMGDHGLTVMARRDGLSFAGDAASDSAPLNRMVERLITEVGDIHVLRDPTRGGLATTLNEIAEQSGVGCVVEESAVPVHDSVRAGCDVLGLDPLYLANEGKLICILPGEKAQAALEVMKSCEFGAEAAIIGSITAAEKPRVELRTFMGGSRLLSMLEGAQLPRIC, from the coding sequence ATGAAGATTCTTCTCGACAGCGGAAGCGGCGGCAGAGCGTCGCAGCGGCTTATCGCCGATGTTTTTCTCCGGCATTTTGACAACGGCATTCTGCGCCGCATGGACGATGCGGCCCTGCTTGATCTGAAGGGGCCCGTGGCCATGAGCACCGACGGCTACACCGTGACGCCGCTGTTTTTCCCGGGCGGCAGCATCGGCTCTCTGGCGGTACACGGTACGGTGAACGACGTGTCCATGCTGGGCGCGCGTCCCCGGTATCTTTCCTGCGCCTTCATCATAGAGGAAGGGCTGGAGCTCGACGTGCTTGAGCGCGTGGTGGAAGACATGGCCCGCGCCGCGAAAAAGGCTGGCGTGGACATCGTGACCGGCGACACCAAGGTGGTTCCCAGGGGCGCGTGCGACAAGATGTTCATCACTACGGCGGGCGTGGGGGAAGTGATCGCCTCGCCTGCGCCTTCCGGACATGCGGCCCGCCCCGGCGACGCCGTGCTCGTGAGCGGTTCCATGGGCGATCATGGGCTGACCGTCATGGCAAGACGCGACGGCCTTTCCTTTGCCGGGGACGCAGCGAGCGACAGCGCGCCACTGAACCGCATGGTGGAGCGGCTCATCACGGAAGTGGGCGACATTCACGTGCTGCGCGATCCCACGCGCGGCGGCCTTGCCACCACGCTCAACGAAATAGCCGAGCAGTCCGGCGTGGGCTGCGTGGTGGAGGAGAGCGCCGTGCCCGTGCATGACAGCGTGCGCGCAGGCTGCGACGTGCTTGGTCTGGACCCGCTCTATCTTGCCAATGAGGGCAAGCTCATCTGCATTCTGCCCGGGGAAAAGGCGCAGGCGGCGCTCGAGGTGATGAAGTCGTGCGAATTCGGCGCCGAGGCCGCGATCATCGGCAGCATTACGGCTGCGGAAAAGCCCCGCGTGGAACTGCGCACCTTTATGGGCGGCTCAAGACTTCTTTCCATGCTGGAAGGGGCGCAGCTGCCCCGCATCTGCTGA
- a CDS encoding 4-hydroxybutyrate dehydrogenase yields MLQLQFKPELHYFDTCREFAEQFRISADDIILTNKYIYEPFFGSMNLPASVVYQEAFGAGEPSDVMVNAILESIEGKSCRRVIAVGGGTIIDIAKVLAVAPEGARVDDLYRDMANLSARRELIILPTTCGTGSEVTNISILNRTTLGTKMGLVSPAMFASKAVLVPELLSSLPYGVFATSSIDALVHAVESALSPRATPYTHIFSVKAMEMILRGYQVIRRDGPQARESLMKDFLIASNFAGLAFGTAGCAAVHALSYPLGGTYHVPHGESNYSVFVAVLKAYRAVRNDGRLAELEAFLASLLDCGKDEAFDRLGDLLSAILPLKRLREYGMTETDVPAFASSVLATQQRLLRNNYVPLSEEQIAAVYASRL; encoded by the coding sequence ATGCTGCAGCTACAGTTCAAACCGGAACTTCATTACTTCGACACCTGCCGTGAATTCGCGGAACAGTTCCGCATTTCGGCCGACGATATCATCCTGACCAACAAGTACATCTACGAGCCCTTTTTCGGCTCCATGAATCTGCCGGCGTCGGTCGTGTATCAGGAGGCGTTCGGAGCGGGCGAACCTTCCGACGTCATGGTGAACGCCATTCTTGAGAGCATAGAAGGCAAGAGCTGCCGCCGCGTCATTGCCGTGGGCGGGGGCACCATCATCGACATCGCCAAGGTGCTGGCCGTGGCTCCGGAAGGCGCCCGTGTGGACGATCTGTACCGCGACATGGCCAATCTTTCCGCGCGGCGCGAGCTGATCATTCTGCCCACGACCTGCGGAACGGGCAGCGAAGTGACCAATATTTCCATTCTCAACAGAACGACGCTGGGAACCAAGATGGGCCTGGTGTCTCCCGCCATGTTCGCCTCGAAGGCCGTGCTTGTGCCCGAGCTGCTTTCCAGTCTGCCTTACGGCGTATTTGCCACAAGTTCCATCGACGCGCTGGTGCATGCCGTGGAGTCGGCGCTTTCACCCCGCGCCACGCCCTACACCCACATTTTCAGCGTGAAGGCCATGGAAATGATTCTGCGCGGCTATCAGGTCATCCGCCGCGACGGCCCGCAGGCCCGCGAGTCGCTCATGAAGGACTTTCTCATTGCCAGCAACTTTGCGGGACTGGCCTTCGGCACGGCAGGATGCGCCGCCGTGCATGCGCTGAGCTATCCGCTCGGCGGCACCTATCACGTGCCGCACGGCGAGTCCAACTATTCGGTGTTCGTGGCGGTGCTGAAGGCCTACCGAGCCGTCAGGAACGATGGTCGTCTTGCGGAGCTGGAAGCGTTTCTGGCGTCGCTGCTCGACTGCGGAAAGGACGAAGCGTTCGACAGGCTCGGCGATCTGCTGTCGGCCATTCTTCCGCTGAAGCGTCTGCGTGAATACGGCATGACGGAAACCGACGTTCCCGCATTTGCCTCCAGCGTGCTTGCCACGCAGCAGAGACTTCTGCGCAACAACTACGTGCCGCTCTCGGAAGAGCAGATCGCGGCCGTGTACGCTTCGCGTCTGTAA
- a CDS encoding glycyl-radical enzyme activating protein, producing the protein MSHESLRCLVSGIQHFSPCPGHGLRTTIFFAGCPLRCFWCCNPECRLNRPVLVCNTEKCIGQSLCGHCLDSCSSSAIYSSKNAIRVARDRCVNCGECVSRCPSGALFMSSRLMSPEEIMEDVLKDKDYVMNGGGITLSGGEPMMHPQEAAALMRLAHAEGLHTAMETCGFFDLDAPHTIAALRETDLLFFSIQHSDPLAHRRGTGVDNSRILCNFERIVAEFPQLEINSRTLIVPDFNDDDTTMRNIARIVKRTGSFFHILEVFSPICQDKYAQMGLPFSYGQLALPQERLEAIVDIFQEEGLSVEIH; encoded by the coding sequence ATGTCCCATGAATCCTTGCGCTGCCTCGTCAGCGGAATCCAGCATTTTTCCCCCTGTCCGGGACACGGACTGCGCACCACGATTTTCTTTGCCGGATGCCCGCTGCGCTGCTTCTGGTGCTGCAACCCGGAATGCCGCCTGAACCGCCCCGTGCTCGTTTGCAATACGGAAAAGTGCATAGGTCAGTCCCTGTGTGGTCACTGCCTGGATTCCTGTTCGAGTTCCGCCATCTACAGCAGCAAGAACGCCATACGCGTGGCCCGCGACCGCTGCGTCAACTGCGGAGAATGCGTTTCCCGCTGCCCGTCCGGAGCGCTGTTCATGAGCAGCCGCCTCATGAGCCCGGAGGAAATCATGGAGGACGTGCTCAAGGACAAGGACTACGTCATGAACGGGGGCGGCATTACGCTTTCCGGGGGCGAGCCCATGATGCATCCGCAGGAAGCGGCCGCGCTCATGCGCCTTGCGCATGCCGAGGGACTGCACACCGCCATGGAAACCTGCGGATTTTTCGATCTCGATGCCCCGCACACCATCGCCGCCCTGCGGGAAACGGACCTGCTGTTTTTCAGCATTCAGCACAGCGATCCTCTGGCCCACCGCCGGGGAACAGGCGTGGACAATTCCCGCATTCTCTGCAACTTCGAGCGCATCGTGGCGGAATTTCCGCAGCTGGAAATCAACAGCCGCACCCTGATTGTTCCCGACTTCAACGACGACGACACCACCATGCGCAACATCGCCCGCATCGTGAAGCGCACCGGCTCGTTCTTTCACATTCTTGAGGTTTTTTCCCCGATCTGTCAGGACAAGTACGCCCAGATGGGGCTGCCTTTCAGCTACGGACAGCTGGCTTTGCCGCAGGAAAGACTGGAAGCCATTGTGGACATCTTTCAGGAAGAGGGGCTGTCCGTGGAAATTCACTGA
- a CDS encoding sigma 54-interacting transcriptional regulator, which yields MTKSIREEKLPVSSLSFLPLEEIRTFTEALSVGVLLVDAEGVLYHVNQAAQLLHQGSSIPRAGFPLADFSPHDWVEVKKVLATGIPQVCSLLRLPMATVLVSRMPVRHNGGTAGVITMMQDINNFNAVVHEFPEYQNIVREFETVVDQFEDVFLSLNRRGEVRHVNSAYEKLILLGRQGLVGRHIEDIQRSPRNLVSLFKQASESRKRVTMPVALPTGQVFQGCATPSFDDSGNLFRVMLQLKHPAPSPAEPETKTSVSAAPKPSLPSAELQRLCNASGFTIHSSVMNQVVQQALKVSKTSSCVLITGESGVGKTMLASLIHNNSSRSSRPFVVINCGAIPEQLLESELFGYEKGAFTGASAHGKMGLIETADKGMLFLDEIGELQYSLQSKLLEVFEKKSFIRVGGTKRTSVDIRILAATNKNLAEEVEKGNFRRDLFYRLNVIPLVIPPLRERPEDVRAMIDQLIEQYNTQNSASKKMSPELLHWLLRYPFRGNMRELINIMEWLLVMSEGDTLGLHDLPARLQQEYQLTEQARVEHVSLPDITQPAGSSARLTELPELEDGRLSLKDALAAFEKSYLERAMERYGSIQAVSEALDVHFSTLWRKLVKYHLVQKHAAQEKKYVP from the coding sequence ATGACGAAATCCATCAGAGAAGAAAAGCTCCCCGTATCCTCGCTGTCCTTCCTTCCCCTTGAGGAAATACGGACCTTTACCGAGGCTCTTTCCGTGGGCGTGCTGCTTGTTGACGCCGAAGGCGTTCTTTATCACGTCAATCAGGCGGCGCAGCTGCTGCATCAGGGCAGCAGCATTCCCAGAGCGGGATTTCCTCTCGCGGATTTCAGTCCGCACGACTGGGTGGAAGTGAAAAAAGTGCTGGCCACGGGCATTCCGCAGGTCTGCTCCCTGCTGCGCCTGCCCATGGCCACCGTGCTGGTGAGCCGCATGCCCGTCAGGCACAACGGCGGAACGGCTGGCGTCATCACCATGATGCAGGACATCAACAATTTCAACGCCGTGGTGCATGAGTTTCCCGAGTATCAGAACATCGTGCGCGAATTTGAAACCGTGGTCGATCAGTTCGAGGACGTCTTTCTCTCGCTGAACCGCCGCGGCGAGGTGCGTCACGTCAACTCCGCCTATGAAAAACTCATCCTGCTGGGCCGTCAGGGGCTGGTGGGCCGGCACATCGAGGATATTCAGCGCTCTCCCCGCAATCTGGTTTCGCTCTTCAAGCAGGCGAGCGAGTCCAGAAAGCGCGTGACCATGCCGGTCGCGCTTCCCACGGGACAGGTCTTTCAGGGCTGCGCCACGCCTTCGTTCGACGATTCGGGCAATCTGTTCCGCGTGATGCTCCAGCTCAAGCATCCGGCTCCCTCCCCCGCGGAGCCGGAAACGAAGACGTCGGTTTCCGCCGCGCCCAAGCCCAGCCTGCCTTCGGCCGAACTGCAGAGACTGTGCAACGCCTCGGGCTTTACCATCCACAGCTCCGTCATGAATCAGGTGGTGCAGCAGGCGCTCAAGGTGAGCAAGACCAGCTCGTGCGTGCTTATCACCGGAGAATCCGGCGTGGGCAAGACCATGCTTGCCTCGCTCATCCACAACAACAGCAGCCGCAGTTCCCGCCCCTTCGTGGTCATCAACTGCGGAGCCATTCCCGAACAGCTTCTGGAAAGCGAACTCTTCGGCTACGAGAAAGGCGCGTTCACCGGCGCAAGCGCCCACGGCAAGATGGGCCTTATCGAAACAGCGGACAAGGGCATGCTTTTTCTGGACGAAATCGGCGAGTTGCAATACAGTCTTCAGTCAAAGCTCCTGGAAGTATTTGAAAAAAAATCTTTCATCCGTGTGGGCGGCACAAAGAGGACGTCGGTGGACATCCGCATTCTTGCCGCCACCAACAAGAATCTGGCCGAGGAGGTGGAAAAGGGGAATTTCCGGCGGGATCTGTTTTACCGGCTCAACGTCATTCCTCTCGTCATTCCGCCCCTGCGCGAACGGCCGGAAGACGTGCGGGCCATGATCGATCAGCTCATCGAGCAGTACAATACGCAGAACAGCGCCTCCAAGAAAATGTCTCCCGAGCTTTTGCACTGGCTTTTGCGGTATCCGTTCCGGGGCAACATGCGGGAGCTCATCAACATCATGGAATGGCTGCTCGTGATGAGCGAAGGCGATACGCTGGGGCTGCACGATCTGCCCGCCAGGCTGCAGCAGGAATACCAGCTGACGGAGCAGGCGCGGGTGGAACATGTGTCTCTGCCGGACATCACGCAGCCCGCCGGCTCGTCGGCCCGGCTTACGGAGCTGCCGGAGCTGGAGGATGGCAGGCTCTCGCTCAAGGATGCCCTGGCCGCCTTTGAAAAGAGCTATCTTGAGCGGGCCATGGAGCGTTACGGGTCCATCCAGGCGGTTTCGGAAGCGCTCGACGTTCATTTTTCCACGCTCTGGCGCAAGCTCGTCAAATATCATCTGGTGCAGAAACATGCTGCGCAGGAGAAAAAATATGTCCCATGA